The Caulifigura coniformis genome includes a region encoding these proteins:
- a CDS encoding aminotransferase class I/II-fold pyridoxal phosphate-dependent enzyme, giving the protein MSAQPDDERPALLGGTPVRPEGAPVWPPRNAAVVDAVRQAADEGAWGRYVGRYGDELRALLRERHGVGHAWLCSSGTAAVELALRGLGVVAGDEVILAAYDFKANFTDVLAIGALPVLVDVRADDWQLDVDKVRDAMTSKTKAILISHLHGGSVDLARLREIVGDGVPIVEDACQCPGSVIDGRPAGSAGDVGVLSFGGSKLTAAGRGGAVLTDRGDVIERIKRHVMRGNDLSPLSELQAAALVPQWRSLDEQNEQRRRSTRSLHGLMAEITGLRMLIPPDHSRAAGYYKVGFEYDPTVMAGLSRETFCLAMRSEGIAFWPGFRSLHRIHAARRFRAAGPLPVADRADGRIVLLHHPVLLGTDADIEQIVVALRKIQHAASDLSRRSFEIPPAPWDRDE; this is encoded by the coding sequence GTGTCCGCGCAGCCAGATGACGAACGACCGGCACTGCTTGGCGGGACTCCTGTCCGTCCGGAAGGAGCCCCCGTCTGGCCTCCACGGAATGCTGCGGTGGTGGATGCCGTCCGCCAGGCCGCGGACGAGGGCGCCTGGGGGCGGTACGTCGGCCGATATGGTGACGAGCTGCGGGCTTTGCTGCGGGAGAGACATGGAGTCGGGCACGCCTGGTTGTGCAGCAGCGGGACGGCGGCCGTGGAACTGGCCCTGCGCGGGCTGGGCGTCGTCGCCGGGGACGAGGTGATCCTCGCGGCCTACGATTTCAAAGCCAACTTCACCGATGTGCTGGCGATCGGCGCTCTGCCGGTGCTGGTCGACGTGCGGGCTGACGACTGGCAGCTCGACGTTGACAAGGTGCGCGACGCAATGACGTCGAAGACGAAGGCGATCCTGATCTCGCACCTGCATGGAGGGAGCGTCGATCTTGCGAGGCTCCGTGAGATTGTGGGCGACGGCGTTCCGATCGTCGAAGACGCCTGCCAATGCCCGGGCTCTGTCATTGATGGCCGACCGGCCGGCTCGGCCGGTGACGTGGGAGTCCTCAGTTTCGGGGGCAGCAAACTGACGGCGGCGGGGCGTGGCGGGGCGGTGCTGACGGATCGCGGGGACGTCATCGAACGCATCAAGCGTCATGTGATGCGGGGCAATGATCTGTCCCCCCTCTCTGAGCTCCAGGCGGCCGCTCTGGTTCCCCAGTGGCGATCACTCGATGAGCAAAACGAACAACGCCGCCGCAGCACGCGTTCTCTGCACGGATTGATGGCGGAGATCACCGGTCTGAGGATGCTGATCCCTCCCGACCATTCCCGGGCGGCGGGGTATTACAAGGTCGGATTCGAGTATGACCCGACGGTGATGGCCGGCCTGTCGCGAGAGACGTTTTGCCTGGCGATGCGGTCCGAAGGAATCGCATTCTGGCCCGGGTTCCGCAGCCTGCATCGAATCCATGCCGCCCGGCGCTTCCGCGCGGCTGGGCCTCTCCCGGTGGCCGATCGTGCAGACGGACGAATCGTGCTGCTGCATCACCCGGTGCTTCTGGGCACGGACGCCGACATCGAGCAGATCGTCGTCGCCCTGCGAAAAATCCAGCATGCAGCCAGCGATCTTTCTCGCCGGTCGTTCGAGATTCCACCCGCGCCCTGGGACCGAGATGAGTAA
- a CDS encoding amidohydrolase: protein MSNPLLPDAAAVEQCQTILAHAWMVRTFVKHSQEVEDFPELMGIVRNVFDLCRAVESRVGDPPAYIHQLRKKLSKLKKASIQFANDAPLASDHTNFRQAVISIDACVRDLEAIVARFPQARPPGPAFSPAIDSSKLDTDDDPDTGD from the coding sequence ATGAGTAACCCGCTTCTGCCCGATGCGGCCGCCGTTGAACAGTGCCAGACGATCCTCGCGCATGCGTGGATGGTGCGGACGTTCGTGAAGCACAGTCAGGAGGTCGAGGACTTTCCCGAGCTGATGGGGATTGTCCGGAACGTGTTCGACCTTTGCCGCGCAGTGGAGTCGCGCGTCGGCGACCCTCCGGCCTACATCCACCAGCTCCGGAAGAAGCTGTCGAAGCTCAAGAAGGCGTCGATCCAGTTTGCCAACGACGCTCCATTGGCCTCCGACCACACGAATTTCCGGCAGGCTGTCATTTCCATCGACGCCTGTGTGCGGGACCTGGAGGCGATTGTCGCCCGTTTTCCGCAGGCACGGCCGCCGGGACCAGCGTTTTCGCCGGCAATCGACTCCAGTAAGCTCGACACGGACGACGATCCCGACACCGGGGATTGA
- a CDS encoding glycine cleavage system protein H: MSDSSVVFMMGKFEAVLPSDRSYADNHHWLKQEGPVYRVGFTSYAVRLLQDVYFLDWSIDPDTAVRKKQEVGEIETSKAVASLYAPLDGRIVAFNPALMNDPSLINTDNYDGGWLYEIETAAPMMTVDDYVAHLNATWDATQRTLKGQYNEAE; this comes from the coding sequence ATGTCGGACTCCAGCGTCGTTTTCATGATGGGCAAGTTCGAAGCGGTCCTCCCGTCGGACCGCTCCTACGCCGACAACCATCATTGGCTGAAGCAGGAAGGTCCGGTCTACCGGGTCGGTTTCACTTCGTACGCTGTGCGATTGCTGCAGGACGTCTATTTTCTTGACTGGTCGATCGATCCGGACACGGCCGTCCGCAAGAAGCAGGAAGTGGGGGAGATCGAGACGTCCAAGGCGGTGGCGAGCCTGTACGCGCCGCTGGACGGCCGCATCGTGGCGTTCAACCCGGCCCTGATGAACGATCCGTCCCTGATCAATACCGACAACTACGACGGCGGATGGCTCTATGAAATCGAGACCGCCGCGCCGATGATGACCGTCGACGATTATGTGGCCCACCTGAACGCCACCTGGGACGCGACGCAGAGGACGCTGAAGGGGCAGTACAACGAGGCCGAATGA
- a CDS encoding 4Fe-4S dicluster domain-containing protein: MADRKLSVVIAQAPGKNPNKRQLEEDIAAQLLIENTANVSLVPHLNDLSADDSGALWLKSVPGDVVVLAWLYPRAAHWILDRMGVKGREGTVLLRSGDDDEDEPEPEAPSPNAIGALQVPNRSIYVLDLRIDAKPEVFLSEIRRIARESTVETVSLDFFGLSASPAVHHAAPVSTEPTRSDFTGNAKRRWYPVIDYSRCTNCMECIDFCLFGVYGLDDQERILVEQQDNCKKGCPACSRVCPANAIIFPEHKTPGIAGAPVSGASDFKIDLSKLFGAPSALELAVLERDTELVADGRTAVGMSVGIPKRQSNLPEKPRDALDDLIDGLDSF; this comes from the coding sequence ATGGCTGACCGCAAACTGTCCGTGGTGATCGCCCAGGCGCCGGGGAAAAACCCGAACAAGCGCCAGCTGGAAGAAGACATCGCGGCCCAGCTGCTGATTGAGAACACCGCGAACGTCTCACTGGTTCCGCACCTGAACGACCTCTCGGCCGACGACAGCGGCGCGCTGTGGCTGAAATCGGTCCCGGGTGATGTTGTCGTGCTGGCGTGGCTGTATCCGCGGGCGGCGCACTGGATCCTCGACCGGATGGGAGTCAAAGGACGCGAGGGAACGGTCCTGCTGCGCTCGGGCGATGACGACGAAGACGAACCGGAACCGGAGGCGCCCTCGCCAAACGCCATCGGTGCGCTCCAGGTTCCGAACCGGTCAATCTACGTGCTCGACCTGCGGATCGATGCCAAACCAGAAGTCTTCCTGAGCGAGATCCGTCGGATCGCGCGCGAATCGACGGTCGAGACGGTATCGCTCGACTTTTTCGGACTGTCAGCCAGCCCGGCCGTCCACCATGCGGCGCCGGTTTCGACCGAGCCGACCCGTTCGGACTTTACCGGCAACGCGAAACGCCGGTGGTATCCGGTGATCGACTACAGCCGATGCACCAACTGCATGGAATGCATCGACTTCTGCCTGTTCGGCGTCTACGGGCTCGACGACCAGGAACGCATTCTCGTCGAGCAGCAGGACAACTGTAAAAAGGGATGCCCGGCCTGCAGCCGGGTCTGCCCGGCGAACGCGATCATCTTCCCCGAGCACAAGACTCCGGGTATTGCGGGCGCTCCTGTTTCGGGCGCGTCGGATTTCAAGATCGATCTCTCCAAGCTGTTCGGGGCGCCATCCGCCCTCGAACTGGCGGTCTTGGAGCGCGATACCGAACTCGTCGCCGACGGACGGACAGCCGTGGGGATGTCAGTCGGGATTCCCAAGCGGCAGTCAAACCTGCCGGAGAAGCCCCGCGATGCGCTGGACGACCTGATCGACGGCCTGGACTCGTTCTGA
- a CDS encoding Hcp family type VI secretion system effector: MAANILLKIAGVTGDSKIDGHEGEIDLLSASFGSSNPSSRAYGGGAGTAKVNVNDLVATKRADAASPELFLKTCDGTHYDDATVYFLKAGGDGGPVEYLKYEMTHVFVSSWQQSGGGDQFASENVSFSFEKVKVTFTGQDDTGAATEPVEVEWDIAANKKP; this comes from the coding sequence ATGGCTGCTAACATTCTGCTGAAGATTGCTGGTGTCACGGGTGATTCCAAGATCGACGGACACGAAGGAGAGATCGATCTCCTCAGCGCCTCGTTCGGTTCGAGCAACCCCTCGTCGCGTGCCTACGGCGGGGGCGCCGGCACGGCCAAAGTCAACGTGAACGACCTCGTCGCCACCAAGCGGGCCGACGCGGCCTCCCCCGAACTCTTCCTCAAGACCTGCGATGGCACGCACTACGACGATGCCACCGTCTACTTCCTGAAGGCAGGCGGCGACGGCGGACCGGTGGAATACCTCAAGTACGAGATGACGCACGTGTTCGTCAGCAGCTGGCAGCAGTCCGGCGGCGGCGACCAGTTCGCGTCGGAAAACGTCTCGTTTTCCTTCGAGAAGGTGAAAGTCACTTTCACCGGCCAGGACGATACCGGGGCGGCCACCGAGCCGGTCGAAGTCGAATGGGACATCGCCGCCAACAAGAAGCCGTAA
- a CDS encoding substrate-binding domain-containing protein, protein MTSANSGNRVRELRVQAGLTQAELADRAGISRTAVTAIEGDRLVPSVSAALAVAAALGTTVEVLFGNAPPQGGGEVWAWEPGSTPDRRWKAEIGGRTVLYPAGVMPMWTPLPDPSQCRPENTLVLACCDPAAGLLASQYAAATEFRLLVLPRSSRQAVEMVRNGFAHLAGIHLSTNDDPGRNGQVVADALGRDFRLLRITRWQEGVAVTPTARLRSVRSAMQSRLTWIGRDPGSGARQCLDRLLADRPAPRHIARDHRGVTEAVRSGWADAGICVQLASVEAGLDFLPVQEEAYDVCIPEALADDRRVKAFVSVVRSAAYRKLLGQLPGYTTQGTGDLQRS, encoded by the coding sequence ATGACATCCGCGAATTCCGGCAATCGCGTCCGTGAACTTCGGGTTCAGGCTGGCCTGACGCAGGCAGAGCTTGCCGATCGCGCCGGGATTTCGCGCACAGCCGTCACAGCCATCGAAGGCGATCGCCTGGTCCCCTCGGTCTCCGCCGCGCTCGCCGTCGCCGCGGCACTGGGGACGACCGTGGAAGTCCTCTTTGGCAACGCGCCCCCCCAGGGCGGAGGGGAGGTCTGGGCGTGGGAACCCGGCAGCACTCCGGACCGACGATGGAAAGCGGAAATCGGCGGACGCACGGTGCTGTATCCGGCGGGTGTGATGCCCATGTGGACGCCGCTCCCTGACCCGTCTCAATGTCGGCCGGAGAATACGCTCGTCCTTGCCTGTTGCGATCCCGCGGCCGGCCTTCTCGCCAGCCAGTACGCGGCGGCAACGGAATTCCGGCTGCTGGTGCTTCCGCGCTCCAGTCGGCAGGCGGTGGAGATGGTGCGAAACGGTTTCGCACATCTGGCAGGAATCCATCTCTCCACGAACGATGATCCCGGCCGCAATGGCCAGGTCGTTGCAGACGCGCTCGGCCGTGATTTTCGGCTGTTGCGAATCACCCGCTGGCAGGAAGGCGTTGCCGTCACTCCGACGGCCAGGCTGCGCTCGGTGCGTTCGGCCATGCAGAGCCGACTCACATGGATCGGACGCGACCCGGGCTCCGGCGCTCGTCAGTGTCTCGACCGCCTCCTGGCGGATCGGCCTGCGCCTCGTCACATCGCGCGCGACCACCGCGGTGTGACCGAGGCCGTGCGTTCAGGCTGGGCGGACGCTGGAATCTGTGTCCAGCTCGCGAGTGTCGAGGCAGGACTCGATTTCCTGCCCGTCCAGGAAGAGGCCTACGACGTCTGCATCCCTGAAGCACTCGCGGACGACCGCCGGGTCAAGGCGTTCGTCAGCGTGGTTCGCTCGGCCGCTTACCGCAAGCTGCTGGGACAGCTACCTGGCTACACCACCCAGGGAACCGGCGACCTGCAGCGTTCCTGA
- a CDS encoding DUF1559 domain-containing protein, whose translation MRIRRAGFTLIELLVVIAIIAILIALLLPAVQQAREAARRTQCRSQLKQLSLAIYNYESTHSCFPPGQIRMGFASQPRVRGWSMFVQLLPYFEQGALYNKWDFADPLVNETNGSTAAVLPVLICPSESQLQNPFTKPSGARYALTSYGGNGGTQSHPPAATKGDGIFAGTGPAITTPPTVQHALVRIRDVTDGTSNTLLVGERSHFDPNYDTFFAGGYATNPMTGWGYWAPAGGQFGLTDVTMSSFGPINSRIPFNFTNRPGSISSAATFDASVESTRRLNAFGSLHTGGANLGLADGSVRTLSENIDANVLKSLSTRGGGEVVGEF comes from the coding sequence ATGAGAATTCGGCGAGCGGGCTTCACCCTCATTGAACTGCTGGTGGTGATCGCCATCATTGCCATCCTGATCGCACTTCTCCTGCCGGCGGTCCAGCAGGCTCGAGAAGCCGCGAGGCGGACTCAATGCCGCAGCCAGCTCAAACAGCTCTCGCTGGCGATCTACAACTATGAAAGCACGCACAGTTGCTTCCCGCCGGGCCAGATCCGGATGGGGTTCGCCTCCCAGCCGCGGGTGAGAGGGTGGTCGATGTTCGTCCAGCTCCTGCCGTATTTCGAGCAGGGGGCGCTCTACAACAAGTGGGATTTCGCGGATCCCCTCGTCAATGAAACGAACGGCAGCACGGCGGCGGTCCTGCCGGTGCTGATCTGCCCCTCGGAGAGCCAGCTCCAGAATCCGTTTACGAAGCCGAGCGGCGCGCGGTACGCGCTTACCAGCTATGGCGGAAACGGCGGGACGCAGTCGCATCCGCCAGCGGCCACGAAGGGGGACGGCATTTTTGCGGGAACAGGGCCGGCGATCACGACGCCGCCCACAGTTCAACATGCGCTGGTCAGGATTCGGGACGTCACAGATGGAACTTCCAATACGCTGCTGGTCGGGGAACGGAGCCACTTCGACCCGAACTACGACACGTTCTTCGCCGGCGGGTATGCGACGAACCCCATGACGGGCTGGGGCTACTGGGCTCCCGCGGGGGGGCAGTTCGGACTGACGGACGTCACGATGAGCAGCTTCGGGCCAATCAATTCCCGAATTCCTTTCAACTTCACGAATCGCCCAGGCAGCATTTCCAGCGCGGCGACCTTCGACGCGTCAGTCGAATCGACGAGAAGACTCAATGCCTTTGGCAGTCTGCATACCGGCGGGGCCAATCTCGGCCTGGCGGATGGCAGCGTTCGGACCCTTTCGGAGAACATCGATGCGAACGTCCTCAAAAGCCTGAGTACGCGCGGTGGAGGAGAGGTGGTCGGCGAGTTCTAA